One Malus domestica chromosome 11, GDT2T_hap1 genomic region harbors:
- the LOC103413115 gene encoding molybdopterin biosynthesis protein CNX1 — protein MTFSLKPGWWGEPLAKESQLTMGETAREDSRKGTVISVEDALETVLRVVQRLPPVTVPLHDAAGKVLAEDIRAREPLPPYPASVKDGYAVVASDGPGEYPVIAESRAGNDGLGITVTPGTVAYVTTGGPIPDGADAVVQVEDTEEIEEHSLDSGQVRILIQTSKGVDIRPVGCDIEADAVVLTSGQRIGASEIGLLATVGVTMVKVYPTPTIGVLSTGDELVEPMTGCLNRGQIRDSNRAMILAASLQHHCKVLDLGIARDDEEVLENIINTAISAGVDVILTSGGVSMGDRDYVKPLFQRRGTVHFSKVWMKPGKPLNFAEINSRPEENMPVKRIFAFGLPGNPVSCLVCFHVFVVPTIRRLAGWKNPHLLRVHARLRQPLKTDPGRPEFHRAIIGWELNDGLGYPGFVAESTGHQRSSRILSMKSANALLELPATGSVIAAGTSVPAIIISDISNAICESSSSPNSASPFQRFILQERTVAESQDAGVRVAILTVSDTVASGAGPDRSGPRAVSVVNSCSETLGGARVVSTAVVADDVSKIKDVLHRWSDIEQMDLILTLGGTGFTPRDVTPEATKELIEKETPGLLHVMMQESLKVTPTAMLSRSAAGIRGSSLIINMPGNPNAVAECMEALLPALKHGLKQIRGDKREKHPQHVPHAQGATTDVWEQSYKLASASGTEPGCSCCR, from the exons atgacattttcattaaaaccagGTTGGTGGGGGGAACCCTTGGCTAAAGAGTCACAGTTGACGATGGGGGAGACGGCGAGAGAGGACAGCAGGAAAGGCACGGTGATCTCAGTAGAAGACGCTCTCGAAACAGTTCTGAGAGTGGTCCAGCGGCTGCCGCCTGTCACTGTGCCCCTCCACGATGCGGCTGGGAAGGTGCTGGCGGAGGACATTCGCGCGCGTGAACCTCTGCCGCCTTACCCTGCGTCGGTGAAGGATGGGTATGCGGTGGTAGCTTCGGATGGGCCAGGCGAGTATCCTGTAATCGCTGAGTCAAGAGCTGGCAACGATGGACTTGGCATCACCGTCACTCCTGGAACTGTAGCCTATGTTACCACTGGAG GACCAATACCTGATGGTGCCGATGCAGTGGTACAAGTTGAGGACACTGAAGAAATTGAAGAGCATTCACTTGATTCAGGGCAAGTAAGAATATTGATACAAACAAGCAAAGGAGTAGATATTCGTCCGGTG GGTTGTGACATTGAAGCAGATGCTGTAGTATTGACATCTGGGCAAAGAATTGGTGCTTCAGAAATTGGTTTGCTTGCCACTGTAGGAGTGACAATGGTGAAG GTATATCCAACTCCAACAATTGGTGTGCTTTCCACAGGAGATGAACTCGTGGAGCCAATGACAGGTTGTTTAAATCGTGGCCAG ATTAGGGACTCCAACCGCGCTATGATACTGGCAGCTTCACTACAGCATCATTGCAAAGTTCTTGACCTAGGTATTgctagagatgatgaagaagtaCTGGAGAATATCATCAATACTGCCATTTCTGCTGGAGTTGATGTTATTCTTACGTCTGGAGGTGTTTCCATGGGAGACAGGGACTATGTCAAACCACTATTTCAAAGGAGAGGGACAGTGCATTTTAGTAAG GTTTGGATGAAACCAGGAAAGCCTTTAAATTTTGCGGAGATCAATTCCAGACCTGAAGAGAATATGCCAGTGAAAAGAATTTTTGCATTCGGGTTGCCTGGAAATCCAGTTAGCTGTCTTGTCTGCTTCCATGTATTTGTGGTCCCTACCATCCGCCGTCTTGCTGGATGGAAAAATCCTCATCTTTTGAG AGTGCATGCTCGTCTTCGTCAGCCGCTAAAGACAGATCCTGGACGCCCAGAATTTCATCGTGCTATCATTGGATGGGAGTTAAATGATGGATTGGGATATCCTGG CTTTGTTGCTGAGAGTACTGGCCACCAGAGGAGCAGTCGGATTTTAAGTATGAAGTCTGCTAATGCTTTGTTGGAGTTGCCAGCAACAGGCAGTGTAATAGCAGCTGGGACTTCTGTGCCAGCCATCATTATTTCTGATATAAGCAATGCTATTTGCGAAAGTTCCTCGTCACCTAATTCAGCATCACCTTTCCAAAGATTTATACTGCAAGAAAGAACTGTAGCTGAGTCTCAGGATGCCGGGGTTAGAGTAGCAATTCTTACAGTGAGTGATACTGTTGCATCAGGGGCTGGGCCTGATAGAAG TGGTCCAAGGGCAGTTTCTGTTGTAAATTCCTGTTCAGAAACGTTGGGGGGAGCTAGGGTTGTTTCAACAGCTGTGGTCGCGGATGATGTAAGCAAAATAAAGGATGTTCTACATAGATGGAGTGATATTGAGCAAATGGATCTCATCCTCACCCTCG GTGGTACTGGCTTCACCCCACGAGATGTAACCCCGGAAGCAACCAAAGAGTTGATTGAGAAAGAAACACCTGGTCTTCTTCATGTCATGATGCAAGAGAGTTTGAAG GTGACACCAACTGCTATGCTCTCGCGGTCTGCAGCAGGAATAAGAGGGTCATCACTG ATCATTAACATGCCTGGGAATCCAAACGCGGTTGCTGAGTGCATGGAGGCTTTGTTGCCTGCCCTCAAGCATGGATTAAAGCAGATAAGGGGAGACAAGAGAGAAAAACATCCCCAACACGTCCCTCACGCACAAGGGGCAACTACGGATGTGTGGGAACAAAGTTATAAGCTGGCCTCAGCTAGTGGCACCGAGCCAGGTTGTTCTTGTTGCCGTTAA
- the LOC103413114 gene encoding zeaxanthin epoxidase, chloroplastic, with translation MEVSAHCHCYKSLVLPKLPPHAAHAALSHVVAFRQRSSSINSTSPQLLRLQRQRQPLLFSIKPKSKNHRTIYAASSSSSVQTPPDKWLLEPVGDGDSRHIGFKVPMPNAFEISSNEVTVGRLPEKADMVIPVATVSGVHARIQKKEGKLLVTDLDSTNGTFIDDKRLSAGVVATVPPGSCLTFGDEHLAVFRVSKLENVEAASNPDPSQDKVETDIPIESTRS, from the exons ATGGAAGTCAGTGCTCACTGCCACTGCTACAAGTCTCTTGTTCTTCCCAAGCTTCCTCCTCATGCAGCTCATGCTGCTCTGAGTCACGTTGTTGCTTTTCGGCAGCGCTCCTCCAGTATTAATAGTACAAGTCCACAGCTCCTCCGACTCCAACGCCAACGCCAACCGCTACTTTTTAGTATCAAACCAAAATCAAAAAACCACCGAACAATTTATGCcgcctcctcttcctcctcggTTCAGACTCCACCAGATAAATGGCTTCTGGAGCCCGTTG GCGATGGAGATTCAAGGCATATAGGTTTCAAGGTTCCGATGCCAAATgcatttgaaatttcttct AATGAGGTGACTGTTGGCCGCCTCCCGGAAAAAGCTGATATGGTGATTCCAGTTGCAACAG TATCTGGCGTGCATGCTCGCATCCAAAAGAAAGAAGGGAAGCTATTAGTAACAGATTTGGACAGCACAAATGGGACGTTCATTGACGACAAACGGTTGAGCGCAGGAGTAGTTGCCACAGTACCACCTGGGTCTTGTCTTACGTTTG GAGATGAGCACTTGGCTGTGTTTCGCGTCTCAAAACTGGAGAATGTGGAAGCTGCAAGCAATCCAGATCCTTCTCAAGATAAAGTAGAGACTGATATCCCAATTGAAAGTACAAGAAGTTGA